One window of Halorussus sp. MSC15.2 genomic DNA carries:
- a CDS encoding ubiquinol-cytochrome c reductase iron-sulfur subunit, whose product MAEEDDKYPEESGRRRFVKGVVGSAALTGVGTAAAASINAATAPTGAGGGITQYFGVENVAGPAPRGMPQIPIEIDDDGFVKGVWPEPETVTEQGREVTVAEMELGGITYSSEWFQYCGVQTYPGVKPDADQDNFFRYAGSPPYEWQQEQVEPGDKVNVEDFSNYVDWGNGIGEAGAGKPALVTWRSQDVPPGGTIPVQLIRSTRIEKMVDQGDQWLAAATEQGFLANMNKCTHFCCVPGFKALADSRQFGAANEIYCQCHQSVYDPFSIVELSFVALPRPEE is encoded by the coding sequence ATGGCTGAAGAGGACGACAAGTATCCCGAGGAGTCGGGACGCAGGCGGTTCGTGAAGGGCGTCGTGGGAAGCGCCGCGCTCACGGGCGTCGGCACCGCGGCGGCAGCGAGCATCAACGCGGCGACTGCGCCGACCGGGGCGGGCGGGGGTATCACCCAGTACTTCGGCGTCGAGAACGTCGCCGGCCCCGCACCGCGGGGGATGCCCCAGATTCCGATAGAGATAGACGACGACGGATTCGTCAAGGGAGTGTGGCCCGAACCCGAGACCGTCACCGAGCAGGGTCGCGAGGTGACGGTCGCCGAGATGGAACTGGGCGGTATTACCTACTCCAGTGAGTGGTTCCAGTACTGCGGCGTCCAGACCTATCCCGGCGTCAAACCCGACGCCGACCAAGACAACTTCTTCCGGTACGCGGGGTCGCCGCCGTACGAGTGGCAACAGGAGCAGGTGGAACCCGGCGACAAGGTCAACGTCGAGGACTTCAGCAACTACGTGGACTGGGGGAACGGTATCGGCGAGGCCGGGGCCGGTAAGCCCGCGCTCGTGACGTGGCGTTCGCAGGACGTGCCACCCGGCGGCACGATTCCGGTCCAGCTAATCCGGAGTACGCGAATCGAGAAGATGGTGGACCAAGGCGACCAGTGGCTCGCGGCCGCCACCGAACAGGGGTTCCTCGCCAACATGAACAAGTGTACCCACTTCTGTTGCGTCCCCGGATTCAAGGCGCTCGCCGACAGTCGGCAGTTCGGCGCGGCCAACGAAATCTACTGCCAGTGCCACCAGTCGGTGTACGACCCGTTCAGCATCGTCGAGTTGTCGTTCGTGGCGCTGCCGCGCCCGGAGGAGTAA
- a CDS encoding ABC transporter substrate-binding protein — MTGTEKSRRAYLKTTAALGAAGVTGLSGCIGSISGGGSGEGGAGPIHMGSILPITGSLSAYGGGMQKAVNLAKEHVNDAGGPLGRTVKVHNKDSETKPSKAQQKYKSLVNEQNIVGFVGAASSGVSVPLAKNVAADGVMQVSHASTTPALAEIGYNEDETVKYFGRTAPNDGQQGLVMGRTMNEDKYIGADKAAFLHVANAYGKGLAKKAKEAFDGETTAVVPYDKKSSDYTSTLDKLFEDDPDAIGFVGYPGNGKTILKQWDDGGYGGEWVLSEGLNDEGFFNSLKSITDGMYLASPSPDSSKKSTTAFNEGMGDKSGTLFAAHAYDGLFLQALAMHKAGKASGKAIAKNIRSMSREGTKVYAGQFQKAKDLIDDGEDINYQGASSPVDMNESLEPLNKFAIMQIQQGKRKQLDTIERSWFEGKL; from the coding sequence ATGACAGGCACGGAAAAGTCGCGGCGCGCGTATCTGAAGACGACGGCAGCGCTCGGTGCTGCAGGCGTCACCGGTCTCTCGGGGTGCATCGGCAGCATCTCCGGCGGCGGTAGCGGCGAGGGCGGTGCCGGTCCCATTCACATGGGTTCGATTCTCCCGATTACGGGTTCGCTGAGCGCCTACGGAGGCGGCATGCAGAAGGCAGTGAACCTCGCGAAGGAACACGTCAACGACGCGGGCGGCCCCCTCGGTCGGACGGTGAAGGTCCACAACAAGGACAGCGAGACCAAACCGAGCAAGGCCCAGCAGAAGTACAAATCGCTGGTCAACGAGCAGAACATCGTCGGATTCGTGGGCGCGGCCTCCAGCGGGGTGTCGGTTCCCCTCGCCAAGAACGTCGCCGCCGACGGCGTGATGCAGGTGAGTCACGCGAGCACGACGCCAGCGCTCGCCGAAATCGGCTACAACGAGGACGAGACGGTCAAGTACTTCGGCCGGACCGCGCCCAACGACGGCCAACAGGGTCTCGTGATGGGCCGTACGATGAACGAGGACAAGTACATCGGTGCGGACAAGGCCGCGTTCCTCCACGTCGCGAACGCGTACGGCAAGGGATTGGCAAAGAAGGCGAAGGAGGCGTTCGACGGCGAGACGACCGCGGTGGTCCCGTACGACAAGAAGTCCTCCGACTACACCTCGACGCTCGACAAACTGTTCGAGGACGACCCCGACGCCATCGGGTTCGTCGGCTACCCCGGCAACGGGAAGACCATCCTCAAGCAGTGGGACGACGGCGGGTACGGCGGCGAGTGGGTCCTGAGCGAGGGTCTGAACGACGAGGGGTTCTTCAACAGTCTGAAGTCCATCACCGACGGGATGTATCTCGCGTCGCCGAGTCCAGATTCGTCGAAGAAGAGTACGACGGCGTTCAACGAGGGAATGGGCGACAAGTCCGGGACGCTGTTCGCGGCCCACGCCTACGACGGACTGTTCCTCCAGGCGCTGGCCATGCACAAGGCCGGGAAGGCGTCCGGTAAGGCCATCGCCAAGAACATCCGGTCGATGTCCCGAGAGGGGACGAAAGTGTACGCCGGACAGTTCCAGAAGGCGAAAGACCTCATCGACGACGGGGAGGATATCAACTATCAGGGCGCGTCGAGTCCCGTGGACATGAACGAGTCGCTCGAACCGCTCAACAAGTTCGCCATCATGCAGATTCAGCAGGGCAAGCGGAAGCAACTCGACACCATCGAACGGTCGTGGTTCGAGGGCAAACTGTAG
- the cheY gene encoding chemotaxis protein CheY, whose product MAKNVLIVDDSEFMRNLLREILEEEFEIAGEAENGVEAVELYEEHSPNLVMMDIVMPIRDGIEATTEIKEANPDSNIIMCTSIGQEEKMKAAIKAGADGYITKPFQKPSVMDAIEDVISA is encoded by the coding sequence ATGGCGAAAAACGTACTCATCGTAGACGATTCGGAATTTATGCGGAATCTACTGCGGGAGATTCTCGAAGAGGAGTTCGAAATCGCTGGCGAGGCCGAGAACGGCGTCGAGGCGGTCGAACTCTACGAGGAACACTCTCCCAACCTCGTGATGATGGACATCGTGATGCCGATTCGCGACGGCATCGAGGCCACCACCGAAATCAAGGAGGCCAACCCCGACTCGAACATCATCATGTGTACGAGTATCGGTCAGGAAGAGAAGATGAAGGCCGCTATCAAGGCGGGCGCGGACGGCTACATCACCAAACCCTTCCAGAAACCGAGCGTGATGGACGCAATCGAGGACGTAATCTCAGCATGA
- a CDS encoding phosphoglycerate kinase: protein MPIETLDDLAVQGTTLGVRIDINSPLTDDGDLADDARLRAHLDTLSELLDRGGRVAVLAHQGRPGGDQFRDLRPHADRLDELLDAPVEYSDATFSADARRAVENLGDGEAVVLENTRFYSEEYMQFPPERAGTTELVDGLVPVLDAFVNDAFAAAHRSQPSIVGFPTRIPSYAGRVMERELDVLGDIESTPEPRTYVVGGAKVPDSMAVVESVLERGLADEVLTTGVVGNVFLLADGTDLGDASADFVYEQGYWDEIDRAADLLEEYGDRIRLPVDVAVERDGERHELSVDSLPPKEDEAAMDVGTETIDAYAEVVRNSGTVVLNGPAGVFEDETFARGTRELFETATAADYSIVGGGDTAAAIRKYGIDGFDHVSTGGGAALNMLTGEDLPAVEALRD, encoded by the coding sequence ATGCCGATAGAGACCCTGGACGACCTCGCCGTCCAAGGGACAACGCTCGGAGTGCGTATCGACATCAACAGCCCGCTGACCGACGACGGGGACCTCGCCGACGACGCCCGCCTGCGTGCCCACCTCGACACCCTCTCGGAACTCTTGGACCGGGGCGGCCGGGTGGCCGTCCTCGCCCATCAGGGGCGTCCCGGGGGAGACCAGTTCAGGGACCTCCGCCCGCACGCCGACCGCCTCGACGAACTACTCGACGCGCCCGTCGAGTACTCCGACGCCACCTTCTCGGCCGACGCCCGCCGCGCGGTCGAGAATCTGGGGGACGGTGAGGCCGTGGTGCTGGAGAACACCCGCTTCTACAGCGAGGAGTACATGCAGTTCCCGCCCGAACGCGCCGGGACGACCGAACTCGTGGACGGTCTCGTCCCCGTGCTAGACGCCTTCGTCAACGACGCCTTCGCCGCGGCACACCGCTCGCAACCCTCCATCGTCGGCTTCCCGACTCGGATTCCGAGCTACGCCGGCCGGGTGATGGAGCGGGAACTCGACGTTCTCGGCGACATCGAGAGCACGCCCGAACCGCGGACTTACGTCGTCGGCGGCGCGAAGGTCCCCGACTCGATGGCGGTGGTCGAGAGCGTCCTCGAACGGGGTCTCGCCGACGAAGTGCTGACGACCGGCGTCGTCGGCAACGTGTTCCTGCTGGCCGACGGGACCGACCTCGGTGACGCGAGCGCCGACTTCGTCTACGAACAGGGCTACTGGGACGAAATCGACCGCGCGGCCGACCTGCTCGAGGAGTACGGCGACCGCATCCGTCTCCCGGTGGACGTGGCGGTCGAACGCGACGGCGAACGCCACGAACTCTCGGTGGACTCGCTCCCCCCGAAGGAGGACGAGGCCGCGATGGACGTCGGCACGGAGACCATCGACGCTTACGCCGAGGTCGTCCGGAACTCGGGCACCGTCGTTCTCAACGGTCCCGCGGGGGTCTTCGAGGACGAGACCTTCGCTCGCGGCACCCGCGAACTCTTCGAGACCGCGACGGCGGCCGACTACAGCATCGTCGGCGGCGGCGACACGGCCGCGGCCATCCGGAAGTACGGTATCGACGGGTTCGACCACGTGAGTACGGGCGGGGGCGCGGCGCTCAACATGCTCACGGGCGAAGACCTGCCAGCGGTCGAAGCGCTACGCGACTGA
- a CDS encoding N-acetyltransferase has translation MVSVELGSTADADAVADRWVELAAEQREFDSHLSADANRSAIREAIAQSAVADELLVARTDGGDIVGFVTFGTESSNYEQDVTRGVVQNIFVVPERRGEGIGSELLRAAERRLAESGADALALEVMAANDDARRFYRRHGYAPHRVELEKSVESDTLTKE, from the coding sequence ATGGTCTCCGTCGAACTCGGGAGCACGGCTGACGCCGACGCGGTGGCCGACCGGTGGGTCGAACTGGCCGCCGAGCAGCGCGAGTTCGACTCGCACCTGTCGGCCGACGCGAACCGGTCGGCGATTCGAGAGGCCATCGCCCAGAGCGCGGTCGCCGACGAACTGCTGGTGGCCAGAACCGACGGCGGCGATATCGTCGGCTTCGTCACCTTCGGGACCGAGTCGAGCAACTACGAACAGGACGTGACTCGCGGCGTCGTCCAGAACATCTTCGTCGTGCCCGAGCGACGCGGCGAGGGAATCGGGTCGGAACTGCTTCGCGCGGCCGAACGACGACTCGCCGAGAGCGGCGCAGACGCCCTCGCGCTGGAGGTGATGGCCGCCAACGACGACGCCCGTCGGTTCTACCGACGCCACGGCTACGCTCCGCATCGAGTCGAGTTGGAAAAATCGGTCGAAAGCGATACGCTCACAAAGGAGTAG
- the cheB gene encoding chemotaxis-specific protein-glutamate methyltransferase CheB, translated as MTKAVVVDDSHFMRTVISDILEEGGIDVVAQAGDGEEGVEAVTAHDPDVVTMDVEMPRMDGIEAVEEIMETNPVPILMLSAHTEDGADATFEALEKGAVDFLAKPGGEVSTEISAHGDALVEKVTSATRADPESVDDVNTRSSSTLETDHGYVESPTLVVGASTGGPRVVERVLSSLPLEADLRVLVVQHMPDGFTGRFAERLDRRSEYDVREAEDGMRIGGGEAVVAKGDYHMEVAGYGNGRLRIRLQQDEALHGVRPAIDVTMETAAEKIDGPLTGVVLTGMGSDGAAGIEAIKRAGGATVAQDEETCSVFGIPARAIETGCVDSVRPADEVGKAILDTIRDNG; from the coding sequence ATGACCAAAGCCGTCGTCGTCGATGACTCTCACTTCATGCGGACGGTCATCTCCGACATCCTCGAAGAGGGCGGCATCGATGTCGTCGCACAGGCCGGGGACGGCGAGGAGGGCGTCGAAGCCGTGACCGCCCACGACCCCGACGTGGTGACGATGGACGTCGAGATGCCCCGGATGGACGGCATCGAGGCCGTCGAGGAGATAATGGAGACGAACCCCGTCCCGATTCTGATGCTCTCGGCGCACACCGAGGACGGCGCAGACGCGACGTTCGAGGCGCTGGAGAAGGGCGCGGTGGACTTCCTCGCCAAGCCCGGCGGCGAAGTCTCAACGGAGATTTCGGCCCACGGCGACGCGCTGGTCGAGAAAGTCACGTCCGCGACGCGGGCGGACCCCGAGTCGGTCGACGACGTGAACACCCGGAGCAGTAGCACGCTCGAGACGGACCACGGCTACGTCGAGAGTCCGACGCTCGTCGTCGGGGCCTCGACGGGCGGCCCGCGAGTCGTCGAGCGCGTGCTGTCGAGTCTCCCGCTGGAGGCCGACCTCCGAGTGCTCGTCGTCCAGCACATGCCCGACGGCTTCACCGGCCGGTTCGCCGAGCGCCTCGACCGTCGGAGCGAGTACGACGTGCGCGAGGCCGAGGACGGGATGCGCATCGGCGGCGGCGAGGCGGTCGTGGCGAAGGGCGACTACCACATGGAGGTCGCGGGATACGGAAACGGTCGCCTCCGGATTCGCCTCCAGCAGGACGAGGCGCTCCACGGCGTGCGTCCGGCTATCGACGTGACGATGGAGACGGCCGCCGAGAAGATAGACGGGCCGCTGACCGGCGTCGTCCTCACCGGCATGGGTTCGGACGGCGCGGCGGGCATCGAAGCGATAAAGCGAGCGGGCGGTGCGACGGTCGCGCAGGACGAGGAGACCTGCTCGGTGTTCGGCATCCCGGCCCGCGCCATCGAGACCGGTTGCGTCGATAGCGTGCGCCCGGCCGACGAGGTGGGGAAGGCGATTCTGGACACGATTCGCGATAACGGGTGA
- a CDS encoding ABC transporter ATP-binding protein has product MALLEARDIVSGYGDAQILHGVSMDVADDEIVCIIGPNGAGKSTFMKAVFGLIDCWEGSVTFDGAAITDLRPDEITREGMCYVPQVDNVFPNLTVRENLEMGAYILDELPDDALEEVFDRFPILEERQNQKAGTMSGGQQQMLAMGRGLMVDPDLMLVDEPSAGLAPDLVDEVFRKIIEINESGTAILMVEQNARKALRNSDRGYVLEMGENRFEDTGDALLDNEEVTELYLGAGGGDAGDTGETATDD; this is encoded by the coding sequence ATGGCACTACTCGAAGCCCGCGATATCGTGTCGGGGTACGGCGACGCCCAGATTCTCCACGGCGTCTCGATGGACGTCGCGGACGACGAAATCGTCTGCATCATCGGACCGAACGGCGCCGGGAAGTCCACGTTCATGAAGGCCGTGTTCGGTCTCATCGACTGCTGGGAGGGGTCGGTCACGTTCGACGGCGCGGCCATCACCGACCTCCGGCCGGACGAGATTACTCGCGAGGGGATGTGCTACGTCCCGCAGGTGGACAACGTGTTCCCGAATCTGACGGTGCGAGAGAACCTAGAGATGGGCGCGTACATCCTCGACGAACTGCCGGACGACGCCCTCGAAGAGGTGTTCGACCGGTTTCCGATTCTGGAGGAGCGACAGAACCAGAAGGCCGGAACCATGTCGGGCGGCCAGCAGCAGATGCTCGCCATGGGCCGCGGTCTGATGGTAGACCCGGACCTGATGCTGGTGGACGAACCCTCGGCGGGTCTCGCGCCGGACTTAGTGGACGAGGTGTTCCGGAAGATAATCGAGATAAACGAGTCGGGCACGGCCATCCTGATGGTCGAGCAGAACGCGCGGAAGGCCCTGCGGAACTCCGACCGGGGCTACGTGCTGGAGATGGGCGAGAACCGCTTCGAGGACACGGGCGACGCCCTCCTCGACAACGAGGAAGTGACCGAACTCTACCTCGGGGCCGGTGGCGGCGACGCCGGCGATACCGGCGAGACGGCGACCGACGACTAA
- a CDS encoding PQQ-binding-like beta-propeller repeat protein, with protein MPTAKRNVVLVALAVVASVAVVGATVSLVAQDDTTDSGATPTLTANWVSDTGRNITGNHHVAVGGTVGDQPFVFAPISGETAGGGQSHGHRHDHANGVTNESAGCGLVALNGTSGGVRWAYEVPPANCTIHSIADPTLADIDGDGVTEVLATSTEKTVAAFDPRTGDTEFRRNLSAYGYTRPVVANFTGDARPEVVVVDVHGTVFVVRPDANSTDNDSQGVADAETVWTRKLPADYVWGQPYVEDFDGDGAPELAVALGNGRLVMLENDGSIAWNRSVGAGDSVTWFTTGQADDDPPAELVTATSGGNVSLLDGDDGELVWRQSFGAYAAVDAVGDGDGDGTAEVYATARDGNLRAIDATSGDVEWTTSLTTVNPQMTPPPVLGDVDDDGDDELVAASNDGRVSIVDPTSGEILASYERETPLWTNPTLADMDDDPAPEILTMYGDGRVAALSYENGTE; from the coding sequence ATGCCTACAGCGAAACGCAATGTGGTTCTGGTCGCGCTCGCAGTCGTCGCATCGGTCGCGGTCGTCGGCGCGACCGTCTCGCTCGTCGCGCAGGACGACACGACCGACTCCGGAGCGACCCCGACGCTCACCGCCAACTGGGTCAGCGACACCGGCAGGAACATCACCGGCAATCACCACGTCGCGGTCGGCGGCACCGTCGGCGACCAACCGTTCGTCTTCGCACCAATCAGCGGCGAGACGGCCGGCGGCGGGCAGAGCCACGGCCACCGTCATGACCACGCAAACGGCGTGACGAACGAGTCTGCGGGATGCGGACTGGTGGCGCTGAACGGAACGAGTGGCGGCGTCCGGTGGGCCTACGAGGTTCCCCCGGCCAACTGCACCATCCACTCCATCGCCGACCCGACGTTGGCTGATATAGACGGCGACGGCGTGACGGAGGTCCTCGCCACGTCGACCGAGAAGACGGTGGCCGCCTTCGACCCGCGGACGGGCGACACCGAGTTCCGACGCAACCTCTCGGCCTACGGCTACACCCGGCCGGTCGTGGCGAATTTCACGGGCGACGCGCGACCGGAAGTCGTCGTCGTGGACGTTCATGGGACGGTCTTCGTCGTCCGGCCGGACGCCAACTCGACCGATAACGACTCGCAGGGCGTGGCCGACGCCGAGACCGTCTGGACGCGGAAACTTCCGGCCGACTACGTCTGGGGACAACCGTACGTCGAGGACTTCGACGGAGACGGCGCACCGGAACTCGCGGTCGCGCTCGGCAACGGACGACTCGTGATGCTCGAGAACGACGGGAGCATCGCGTGGAATCGCTCGGTCGGCGCTGGCGACTCGGTGACGTGGTTCACGACCGGACAGGCCGACGACGACCCGCCGGCCGAACTCGTGACGGCCACCTCCGGCGGGAACGTCTCGCTCCTCGACGGCGACGACGGAGAACTGGTCTGGCGACAGTCCTTCGGCGCGTACGCCGCGGTCGATGCGGTCGGGGACGGTGACGGCGACGGAACCGCGGAGGTGTACGCGACCGCCCGCGACGGGAACCTCCGGGCCATCGACGCGACGTCGGGCGACGTCGAGTGGACGACGAGTCTGACCACGGTCAACCCCCAGATGACGCCGCCGCCGGTCCTCGGCGACGTGGACGACGACGGCGACGACGAACTCGTCGCGGCGTCGAACGACGGGCGCGTTTCCATCGTGGACCCGACTTCGGGAGAGATACTGGCGTCCTACGAGCGTGAGACGCCGCTCTGGACCAACCCGACGCTGGCCGACATGGACGACGACCCGGCACCCGAGATTCTGACGATGTACGGTGACGGTCGAGTCGCGGCGCTGTCGTACGAAAACGGGACCGAGTAA
- a CDS encoding ABC transporter substrate-binding protein produces MSENYRTTRRVYLKGATAAGVAGLTGLSTSAGATQGGAIQMGSILPITGALSAYGSGMQKAANLAAQNVNDAGGPLGRQINMNNADSETKPARAIQKYNSLVNEAGIIGFVGAASSGVSVPLAQNVAADQVMQVSNASTSPALAQIGYNQDKSVKYFGRTAPNDGQQGIVMGRIMNEDKYIGADKAAFLYVDNPYGQGLAEKASAQFNGETTAMVGYSKRSSDYTSTLDKVFNGNPDAVGFVGYPGNGRTILKQWSNGGYGGEWVLSEGLNSKEFFNSLKSITDGMYLASPNPEQTQGATKFEEMMGEQAGTLFAPHAYDALFLQALAIQAAGEASGTAIAKNIRSVSRPESDSGQVVTVDEFQKAKDLLGNGADVNYQGASSPVNLNERLEPLNQFAIMQVQSGSTKVLETIPRSFFEGKLSDSGQSTTTTT; encoded by the coding sequence ATGTCAGAGAACTACCGAACGACGCGACGGGTGTATCTGAAGGGCGCGACGGCCGCGGGGGTGGCCGGGTTGACCGGACTGTCAACGTCCGCAGGTGCCACACAGGGCGGCGCTATCCAGATGGGGTCGATTCTCCCCATCACGGGTGCGCTCAGCGCCTACGGGAGCGGGATGCAGAAGGCGGCGAATCTCGCGGCCCAGAACGTCAACGACGCGGGCGGACCGCTCGGACGACAAATCAACATGAACAACGCCGACAGCGAGACCAAGCCCGCGCGGGCGATTCAGAAGTACAACTCGCTGGTCAACGAGGCGGGCATCATCGGCTTCGTGGGCGCGGCCTCCAGCGGGGTGTCGGTCCCGTTGGCGCAGAACGTCGCGGCCGACCAAGTGATGCAGGTCAGCAACGCCAGCACGTCGCCCGCATTGGCCCAGATAGGGTACAATCAGGACAAGAGCGTGAAGTACTTCGGCCGGACCGCGCCCAACGACGGCCAGCAGGGCATCGTGATGGGCCGCATCATGAACGAGGACAAGTACATCGGGGCGGACAAGGCCGCGTTCCTCTACGTCGACAACCCCTACGGACAGGGACTTGCCGAGAAAGCCAGCGCACAGTTTAACGGCGAGACGACCGCGATGGTCGGCTACAGCAAGCGGTCGAGCGACTACACTTCGACGCTCGACAAGGTGTTCAACGGGAATCCTGACGCCGTCGGGTTCGTCGGCTACCCCGGCAACGGTCGTACCATCCTCAAGCAGTGGTCGAACGGCGGCTACGGCGGCGAGTGGGTCCTGAGCGAGGGCCTGAACTCCAAGGAGTTCTTCAACAGTCTGAAATCCATCACCGACGGGATGTACCTCGCATCGCCGAACCCCGAGCAGACCCAAGGTGCCACGAAGTTCGAGGAGATGATGGGCGAACAGGCGGGAACGCTGTTCGCGCCCCACGCCTACGACGCCCTGTTCCTGCAGGCGCTGGCGATTCAGGCCGCGGGCGAGGCCTCGGGAACTGCCATCGCGAAGAACATCCGGTCGGTCTCGCGGCCCGAAAGCGACAGCGGGCAGGTCGTCACGGTCGACGAGTTCCAGAAGGCCAAGGACCTGCTCGGCAACGGCGCGGACGTCAACTATCAGGGCGCGTCGAGTCCCGTCAACCTCAACGAGCGACTCGAACCGCTCAACCAGTTCGCCATCATGCAAGTCCAGAGCGGTTCGACCAAAGTGCTGGAGACGATTCCGCGGTCGTTCTTCGAAGGGAAACTCTCCGACTCCGGACAGTCCACGACGACCACGACGTAG
- a CDS encoding helix-turn-helix domain-containing protein, translating to MSVQRPTTSTRELPTELESPRAKLVYLYLLPDAASIDELQTDLGVEKITLYSILRTLRERNLVEKRDGKFAVDE from the coding sequence ATGAGCGTTCAACGTCCGACGACATCGACGAGAGAACTGCCGACGGAACTGGAGTCGCCGCGCGCGAAACTGGTGTACCTCTACCTCCTCCCCGACGCGGCGTCGATAGACGAACTACAGACCGACCTCGGCGTCGAGAAGATTACGCTGTACAGCATCCTTCGCACGCTCAGAGAACGAAATCTCGTGGAGAAGCGGGACGGGAAGTTCGCGGTAGACGAGTAG
- a CDS encoding ABC transporter ATP-binding protein, which translates to MSETVESEPETHGTGEAILEVEGLRKTFGGITAVDGATFEVEEGTVTGLIGPNGAGKTTTFNLISGFYEPDSGDIRYRGTDLQDIMRPSDTEQGIWMGASGMTFGGVGLAAAATAGVSTLGLGGAALVGAGVGAGLYQAEEKVKNDYLDVKNKRPFRVSQEGLSRTFQLTRELQGLTVLENLMLAPQDQRGESLTNAWFRRGAVAEEEAAVRERAVEMLEFLEIDHLTNEYAGNLSGGQRKLLELGRVLMTDPDLILLDEPVAGVNPALTDKLLERIESLREQGYTFCIVEHDMEVIMNLSDTIIVMDQGKKLMQGTPEEVQNDQRVVDAYLGG; encoded by the coding sequence ATGAGCGAGACAGTCGAATCCGAACCCGAGACGCACGGAACTGGCGAAGCGATACTCGAAGTCGAAGGACTGCGAAAGACGTTCGGCGGCATCACCGCCGTGGACGGCGCGACCTTCGAAGTCGAGGAGGGCACCGTCACGGGTCTCATCGGTCCGAACGGTGCCGGGAAGACGACGACGTTCAACCTAATCAGCGGGTTCTACGAACCCGACAGCGGGGACATTCGGTATCGCGGCACCGACCTGCAGGACATCATGCGCCCGAGCGACACCGAGCAGGGTATCTGGATGGGTGCCTCGGGGATGACGTTCGGCGGCGTCGGCCTCGCGGCCGCGGCGACCGCCGGCGTCTCCACGCTCGGTCTCGGCGGCGCTGCGCTCGTGGGCGCTGGCGTCGGTGCCGGTCTCTATCAGGCCGAGGAGAAGGTCAAGAACGACTACCTCGACGTGAAGAACAAGCGTCCGTTCCGCGTCTCCCAAGAAGGTCTCTCCCGGACGTTCCAGCTCACGCGCGAGCTACAGGGCCTGACCGTGCTGGAGAACCTGATGCTCGCGCCACAGGACCAGCGCGGCGAGAGCCTCACCAACGCGTGGTTCCGGCGCGGTGCGGTCGCCGAGGAGGAAGCGGCGGTGCGCGAGCGCGCGGTGGAGATGCTGGAGTTCCTCGAAATCGACCACCTCACCAACGAGTACGCGGGCAACCTCTCGGGCGGCCAGCGCAAACTGCTGGAACTCGGACGAGTGTTGATGACCGACCCAGACCTCATCCTGCTGGACGAACCCGTCGCCGGGGTCAACCCCGCGTTGACCGACAAGTTACTGGAGCGAATCGAGAGTCTCCGCGAGCAGGGCTACACGTTCTGCATCGTCGAACACGACATGGAGGTCATCATGAACCTCTCGGACACCATCATCGTCATGGACCAAGGTAAGAAACTCATGCAAGGCACGCCCGAAGAGGTACAGAACGACCAGCGAGTTGTGGACGCCTATCTGGGGGGATAA
- a CDS encoding chemotaxis protein CheW yields the protein MFESESAMEVQETDVESDDGTEQTDSPEVEDVPTKQVVEFRLGEDYCAVDIDEVDSIVEIKKVTRIPRTPNSIDGVMDLRGETTAIINPRTFLGIEGEPPEGDEQNVLVLDRPDDKQKIGIRVDEVLEVTDHPESKIDTDEDLSDLDTRGIEEQISRGIIRKQNGDGLDLVVWLDIDAIIGQLK from the coding sequence ATGTTCGAATCAGAGAGCGCCATGGAGGTTCAGGAGACCGACGTCGAATCCGACGACGGAACCGAACAGACCGACTCGCCGGAAGTCGAAGACGTCCCGACGAAACAGGTCGTGGAGTTCCGACTCGGCGAGGACTACTGCGCGGTAGATATCGACGAAGTGGACAGCATCGTAGAGATAAAGAAGGTGACGCGAATCCCCCGGACGCCCAACTCCATCGACGGCGTGATGGACCTCCGGGGCGAGACCACCGCCATCATCAACCCCCGGACGTTCCTCGGCATCGAGGGCGAACCGCCCGAGGGCGATGAACAGAACGTCCTCGTCCTCGACCGTCCGGACGACAAGCAGAAGATAGGCATCCGAGTGGACGAGGTGCTGGAGGTGACCGACCACCCCGAGAGCAAGATAGACACCGACGAGGACCTCTCGGACCTCGACACGCGGGGCATCGAGGAACAGATTTCGCGGGGCATCATCCGCAAGCAGAACGGCGACGGACTCGACCTCGTGGTCTGGTTAGACATCGACGCTATCATAGGACAGTTGAAATGA